From Parasteatoda tepidariorum isolate YZ-2023 chromosome 1, CAS_Ptep_4.0, whole genome shotgun sequence, one genomic window encodes:
- the LOC107447005 gene encoding astakine isoform X2 codes for MGNMMHFTLSIVVSLLFQVCICYTPRECSSKRDCGPNECCVVGRTRYSIPECKPNGRVGNTCLRGAESEDLTLYYPNGQRELEGVYTLFCPCDQNLVCKSNRCTV; via the exons ATGGGAAACATGATGCATTTTACTCTGAGTATTGTTGTGTCTTTATTATTTCAG GTTTGTATCTGTTATACACCAAGAGAATGCTCCAGTAAGAGAGATTGTGGTCCGAATGAATGTTGCGTAGTAG GTAGGACACGTTACTCCATTCCTGAATGTAAGCCGAATGGAAGAGTCGGAAATACATGTCTTCGAGGAGCAGAATCAGAAGATTTAACACTATATTACCCAAATGGGCAACGTGAACTAGAAGGTGTTTATACTCTGTTTTGTCCCTGtgatcaaaatttagtttgtaaatcaaatagGTGcactgtgtaa